In Pygocentrus nattereri isolate fPygNat1 chromosome 19, fPygNat1.pri, whole genome shotgun sequence, the sequence TTTTAAGCGCGTCTGCTGTTCGCAGCGTTTATAACGGGTTATGGCGGCGCGTCACAGCTCACAGCTGTCGCCTGAGCTGATGGACTAAGATGTTACTCTACACAACCGCAGTGGAACGTCTTAGAACATCCATCATCTACCGGCCTTCTTTCaatgttccgttccaccttaaatggtgctgaaGGTACAGTCTGGCACCTGAGGCGGCAGAGTCTACCAGctgctccgtttaaggtggaacggacaatTCGAATAAGGAaattaatgttaataaaatgaaatactcactaaaatatttgagtagaagtaaaagtgaGTAAACTACAACAGAGTGTTACTGATATACCTGGAACTGTACTAAATACCGAGTTGTTTGCTGTACTAAATACTGCATTGTTTGCTGTACTTGCAGGTATAATCCCGAGAATCTGGCCACGCTGGAGCGATATGTGGAAACGCAGGCGAGGGAGAACGCATACGACCTGGAGGCGAATCTAGCTGTGCTTAAGCTGTGAGTTTCAGGTGTTTGTGAGCTTTTCAGTAGTTACCTGTACCTGCACACCACGTTAGGCCGCGTCCTGATTGCATGCCGATCAGATCCCAGTGATCAGACAGTGATGCAGAGTGTTGGGACCGGATCTTTAACTCCACTGGACATGTAAGCAGGAGGTAGCAGCTTCACCAtgcagtgctctgtgtgtgCGGTATGTTTATATCCAGTCAAGCAGCATGTAGCAGCATTCGGGTAGAGGAGTTGCAGCGTGAAGCAGCGCTTGGGTAGAGGAGGCGCCACGTGAAGCAGCGCTTGGGTAGAGGAGGCGTCGCGTGAAGCAGCGCTTGGGTAGAGGAGGCGCAGCGTTCGGTAGGGGAGGCGCAGCGCGTGGCAGCATTTGGGTAGAGGAGGTGCAGCGTTGGGCTACAAGAGGCACAGTGTGAAGCAGCGTTAGGGTAGAGGAGGCGCTGCCTTATGGTAGGGGAGGCACAGCGTGAGGCAGCGTTGGGGTAGGGGAGGCGCGGCGTGAGGCAGCGTTCGGGTAGGGGAGGCGCAGAGCGAAGCAGCGTTCGGGTAGGGGTGGCGCACTGCGTGGCAGCGTTGGGGTAGAGGAAGTGGAGCGTGAGGCAGCGTTGGGGTAGAGGAGGCGCCGCCGCGTGAGGCAGCGTTGGGGTAGAGGAGGCGCCGCCGCGTGAGGCAGCGTTGGGGTAGAGGAGGCGCCGCCGCGTGAGGCAGCGTTGGGGTAGAGGAGGCGCCGCCGCGTGAGGCAGCGTTGGGGTAGATGAGGCGCCGCCGCGTGAGGCAGCGTTGGGGTAGAGGAGGCGCCGCCGCCGCGTGAGGCAGCGTTGGGGTTAGAGGAGGCGCCGCCGCGTGAGGCAGCGTTGGGTAGAGGAGGCGCCGCCGCCGCGTGAGGCAGCGTTGGGGTAGAGGAGGCGCCGCCGCGTGAGGCAGCGTTGGGGTAGAGGAGGAGCCGCCGCGTGACGGCAGCGTTGGGGTAGAAGGGGGGGAGGCGCCGCCGCGTGAGGCAGCGTTTGGGGGTATAGAGGATGGCCGCCGCCGCGTGAGGCAGCGTTGGGGTAGAGGAGGCGCCGCCGCGTGAGGCAGCGTTGGGGTAGAGGAGGCGCCGCCGCGTGAGGCAGCGTTGGGGTAGAGGAGGCGCCGCCGCCGCGTGAGGCAGCGTTGGGGTAGAGGAGGCGCCGCCGCCGCGTGAGGCAGCGTTGGGGTAGAGGAGGTGCAGTGTTCGGGTAGGGGAGGCGCAGCGTTGGGGTAGAGGAGGAACAGCGTGAAGCAGCGTTGGGGTAGGGGAGGTGCGGCGCGAGGCAGCGTTGGGGTAGGGGAGGTGCGGCGCGAGGCAGCGTTCGGGTAGGGGAGGTGCGGCGCGAGGCAGCGTTCGGGTAGGGGAGGTGCAGTGCTTGGCAGCATTGGGGTAGAGGAGGCGTCGCGTGAAGCAGCGCTTGGGTAGAGGAGGCGTCGCGTGAAGCAGCGCTTGGGTAGAGGAGGCGCAGCGTTCGGTAGGGGAGGCGCAGCGCGTGGCAGCATTTGGGTAGAGGAGGTGCAGCGTTGGGCTACAAGAGGCACAGTGTGAAGCAGCGTTAGGGTAGAGGAGGCGCTGCCTTATGGTAGGGGAGGCACAGCGTGAGGCAGCGTTGGGGTAGGGGAGGCGCGGCGTGAGGCAGCGCTTGGGTAGAGGAGGCGCAGCGTTCGGTAGGGGAGGCGCAGCGCGTGGCAGCATTTGGGTAGAGGAGGTGCAGCGTTGGGCTACAAGAGGCACAGTGTGAAGCAGCGTTAGGGTAGAGGAGGCGCTGCCTTAAGGTAGGGGAGGCACAGCGTGAGGCAGCGTTGGGGTAGGGAGGCGCGGCGTGAGGCAGCGTTCGTAGCGCGGGTGGCGCACGCGTGGCAGCATTGGGGTAGGGGAGGAACAGCTGTGTGAATCCTACAGGGAGCGGATTGAGACGGAGACGCTGGCAGAGCTGCAGGTCTGATGCCGCGTCAGATTGATGCTCATTCTTCTCACTGAGCCGGCAGACTCAGGCTCAGGCTCAGGCTCAGACTCAGGCTCAGGCTCAGTTTATGTAAACACGCAGatttatgtaaacattgttcagctgtatataaatatattctctctctctctctctctctctctctctctctctctctctctctctctctctctctctctctctctctctctctctctctctgtctctctctcactgtctctctctctctctctctctctctctctctctgtctctgtctctctctcactgtctctctctctgtctctcactatctctctgtctcactctctctctctctgtctctctctcactctttgtctctctctctcactctctctctgtctctctctctcactctctcactctctctctctgtctcactgtctctctctctcactatctctctgtctctctctctctctctctgtctctgtctctctctgtctctgtctctctctctctctctctctatttgtctctctcactctctctctctctgtctctgtctctctctgtctctgtctctctctctctctctctctctatttgtctctctctctctgtctctctctctctctctctctgtctctctctctctctctgcaggtacCAGTTTAACCCAGCGTACTTCCAGACCAGTGTAACGGCTCAGATTCTCCTCAAAGCTTTAACTAATCTACCGCACACAGACTTCACGCTCTGCAAGTGTATGATTGACCAACCACACGTATCCTCTCGGTGCCGTGTGCAGGACTCCTCGCCGTGCTCTGGACGTCCTCCTGCTGGGTGGTAGTTTGTTCTTGGTGTGTTTAGGGTCTCGTGTTCAgcggctaagctgctgtaggcagGCTGTCAACGTAGTTACACTGGCTTACATTTGATTGTCTGTGTTTACGTGTAAATACATTTGTTAATCTGACTGAACACGTTCCGATTACAgatgaagactgaggtgtttgtcactctgttcaacaatctgatgaaaatctcttCATATGAGCACTACAAACAATCAGACCCAccatgacgcgcatgcgtggagaaccgcttagagtagacgttaccatgacagtgaacacccatgagtccagtcagagtgagatgagcagcacatgcagaacggacttcatcggattcaggcgtttacacggatattattcttctgtttaacagaTTCTGTTTAACGcttttccgactgaggtgtttacgtGGACCTTTTCTATTCTGAttagctattagtcggattattaacggattttTTGGCTGCATGTAAGCGTCGTTAGTGTGTGATACATAAAACGTAGCAGTGGAGGATGCGTCCGTGTCTGCGTCCGTGTCTGCGTCCGTGTCTGCGTCCGTGTCTGCGTCCGTGTCTGCGCCCGTGTCTGCGCCCGTGTCTGCGTCCGTGTCTGCGTCCGTGTCTGCGCCCGTGTCTGCGCCCGTGTCTGCGTCCGTGTCTGCGCCCGTGTTCGTGTCTGCGCCCGTGTTCGTGTCCGCGTCTGTGTTCGTGTCTgcgtctgtctgtgtccgtgtctgcgtctgtctgtgtccgtgtCTGCGTCTGTCTGCGTCTGTCTGTGTCCGCGTCTGTGTCCGCGTCTGTGTCCGTGTCTGTGTCCACGTCCGCGTCCgttctgctgtttttgtttttgttcggTTTCCTTGACTGCAGTGTCGCAGCAAGAGGAGCGACCAATCAGACAGATCCTGTACCTGGGCAACCTGCTGGAGACCTGCCACTTCCAGAGCTTCTGGGTATGACACCTTCACCCAGCACcatacagtctctctctcactcacgtTCACTCTCACCCAGTGCACacagtcactctctctctctctctctctctctctctctctctctctctctctctctctctctctctctctctctctctctcactctctctctctctctctctctctctctctctctctctctctctgtctgtctctctctgtctctctctgtctctctctctctctgtctctttctctctctctctctgtctctctctcactcagttaATTAGCGGTGATGCTCAGTACAGGTTGAACCACATACTGTCCCATGTTGATCAGACAGTTATACTCAGTTATATTTCACACTGTTTATCAGACTTTCAGCTCAGTCACCGTCACAGACACTTTCCACTGAGATGGACTGAGAGTCTCACATCCCCCAAAACACAGCTGCTCCGAGTTTTACAGTCGAATGATCTGTTAATATTCACTGTTCTAGGTAAAATGTTCTGCTGTTATACTGTATTAGTAGCTACTAATACAAAATAATCCCAATTCATTTTAATTCTTTAAAGCAGCCAACAGGGGGGGCAGTTCTGCACTCTcgctcaggtgtgtgtgtgtgtgtgtgtgtgtgtgtgtgtgtgtgtttcaggcgAGTCTGGAGGAGAACAGAGAGCTGATTGATGGAATCACAGGATTTGAGGACTCAGTTAGGAAGTGTATGTTCAATATTTCCTGTTCATAAACACTGAGACTGTATTAAgtcatattaataatgttaTGTAGAGTAATAAGCTCTGCTGTACAGATTTACTCATTACTAACTAGACGCCAGCAGGTGTCGTTAGATGATTAGTATTTTTAGTATTTCAGAGACTAAATGTAAGTTATTAATGATAAACAATCTAGAGTAATTATCTATTTACCATAATCTGGGTAATTTACTTTCTACAGtctgattttatttcttttgaaacATGAATTCTGGGTACTGTATATTCTGTAACTTCACACTCGATGTCCTACAGCTTTCTCCGTCATCACGTTTCTGCAGGTTTATTCACAGCTTCATACTGATAgtctaaaaaagcaaagaacagATTATAGTCCTTTTATACATTAACTATATTTTATAGATGATCATTAAATATCGACGTCAGTGTGTTGTGTATACTTGCTGAATGctttgttgatgtgtttgttgtgCGGTGTTGATATTTGTTGTTTACTCTGTGGTGTTTGTAGTTATTTGCCACGTTGTTGGAATCACCTACCAGACCATCGAGCACCGTCTGCTGGCTGAGATGTTGGGAGACCCTCTGGGTGAGAGTTACACACATACTTACTGTTTGTTATTAATACGCGTTTATGCAGCCTGACAAAAGGAGATGATTTAGGACAAAGCAGTGATGATGCAGGACACACATTAAATCATCCAATCAAATCAAAGGGgaccatcctcctctggtcagactacctacagagttattacactactaatattaatagcagtagtgttagtagtaggaatagctgggagtccatgagaacatcagtgtagggtgggcagctcgtccaaggcaggtggtggcagctggggcgtgggcagctggtctgaagtgggcagcaggagggctcagcagtcagtcgtccttcagtgtccggccagacatgtgggtgattgtatcctcggaaaaaaggcagggagagggaattagttttattctgtctgtttgtacataaacagggaatgtggacatttccagagtgtggctaacgactccggcagatctgactatgacagcttaactaacaggagagaaccggaaggacacacagacacggcagcactctgagacagtctggcatccctccgctccaccgtccacaaacctgagtgaccgcgtgcgagcagcgggatgacagcaccagcgtctcagtttactataattccctgtgtccatggacccctggatctgctgcctttatctagggggaacattagctaccaaaagctaaactgaacaagtgagttttcagcctagtcttaaagattgagactgtgtctgagtcccgaacagtttctggaagatcattccagagtttgggggctttataagaaaaagctcttcccccagctgcagccttaggaattctgggaactattaataagccagcgctctgggatctgagtggtcgtgatggctcataatgagaaataaggtcttgcaggtattcaggagcgagaccatgtagggctttatacgtcaataaaaggattttataatcaatatggaatttaacaggcagccaatgaagtgatgatggcgctggactgatatgatcagatgttctagttttagtgaggaccctggctgcggcgttttggactagttggagtttgtttaaattcctgctcgtgcatcctgacagtagcgcgttacagtagtctagcctggaagtaataaatgcgtgtactagtgtttctgcatcacgcagggacagggcatttctgatcttggtgatgttgtgaagatgtagaaaagctgtcctagtgatgccgcctgtgtgttgatcgaatgataaatctgaatctattataacgccgaga encodes:
- the eif3k gene encoding eukaryotic translation initiation factor 3 subunit K isoform X2 translates to MAFEQMRANVGKLLRGIDRYNPENLATLERYVETQARENAYDLEANLAVLKLYQFNPAYFQTSVTAQILLKALTNLPHTDFTLCKCMIDQPHQEERPIRQILYLGNLLETCHFQSFWASLEENRELIDGITGFEDSVRKFICHVVGITYQTIEHRLLAEMLGDPLDTQVKVWMNKYGWVENEGQIFIYNQEESIKPKNIVEKIDFESVSSIMATSQ
- the eif3k gene encoding eukaryotic translation initiation factor 3 subunit K isoform X1 — translated: MAFEQMRANVGKLLRGIDRYNPENLATLERYVETQARENAYDLEANLAVLKLYQFNPAYFQTSVTAQILLKALTNLPHTDFTLCKCMIDQPHQQEERPIRQILYLGNLLETCHFQSFWASLEENRELIDGITGFEDSVRKFICHVVGITYQTIEHRLLAEMLGDPLDTQVKVWMNKYGWVENEGQIFIYNQEESIKPKNIVEKIDFESVSSIMATSQ